DNA sequence from the Lycium barbarum isolate Lr01 chromosome 5, ASM1917538v2, whole genome shotgun sequence genome:
CATATTCTTCTTTGTGGTGCTTCAgaatataaagaaaaaaaaaatgtacttaTATGGTGTTTCCTACAACAGACCATGGCTTGGATTTTGGACGAGTACTCAAAATTTCATGGCCACTCTCCTGCAATTGTGACCGGGAAACCAGTTGTAAGCTTTTGCTGTAAATTATTAAATTCCTTATGTGCTATTACGTTCAAACTTAtccgagaaaatgacaaaaatggtcccttatcttTGGTAGCAGGTCCAAATAGTCCCTTGAGTATCAATTGAGCAGTTTTGATcttttaagtttgccaaaagtgtGCATTTTTGGTCTCCGTCCGTATTTATCAAACTCTAATTGTTAAATTTAATCGAAACTGTGAAAACATAAACTATTTAGCAGGAACTCACATTTGGGAATATTGATTTTATAGTTTATGTTATTTTTGGACTATATCAAGAGTCTGGTGCAATTTTTGAGGCACAATTTTTGTGTCTGCTGTAGTTTTTTTATGTTGGGGTTTCTGGAATTTTGATGGAGATTTCTGGTTAATTTATTTGCACAGCTCTTGTTAAATTTAACAATTAGAGTTTGGTAAATATTTGATGGAGACCAAAAGTGCTATCaattgacaaacttaaaggatgAAAACGGCTCTGTTGATACTTAAGGGAatattttgaacctactaccaAAGATAAGGgcagggaccatttttgtcattttctcaaacCTATCCTATTGGAATTAAATGAGTTATTTGACAATCCTTTTCCACTATTTTTCCTAGGACCTTGGGGGTTCGTTGGGTAGGGAGGCTGCAACAGGGCGTGGTTGTGTTTATGCTGCAGAAGCATTACTTGCTGAGCATGGGAAGCAGATTAAGGATTTGACTTTTGCAATTCAGGTAGAATTTTTTATTTGTTCAATTCTAGCAGCCATGATATTGCACAAATAGTAAGTTGAAGTGAtcctaaaaatattttttttggcatCCTAAGGGGTTCGGGAACGTAGGATCATGGGCAGCAAAGCTTATTCATGAGAGAGGCGGCAAAGTAGTTGCAGTTAGTGATATCACCGGAGCAGTCAAGAATCAGAATGGTCTTGATATACCGGCTTTGCTTCGTCATAAAGAAGCAACAGGGAAGCTAATTGATTTCAACGGTGGCGATGTAATGAGTTCAGATGAATTGCTTACACACAATTGCGATGTTCTTATACCCTGCGCCTTGGGAGGAGTTTTGAACAGGTACAAATCCTCATTGTGCTTATCAATTATTTCGTCTTTGTTAATCTGACTAACTTAGTTCTTGTATTTCTTTCCCGATGGTAGTGAAAATGTTGAAATCATGAATTGGTCAGCGTGTAGGTGGCATAACTAAGGATGAAAAAAGACAAAACTAATTGTAGGCCTTATTAGCATGATAGCATCAATAGCTGGAGTCCTTTCCCCTATtcacagtcaaacctctctatatcAATGTTGTTTGTTCTGATATTTTTTGGCTGCTATAGcgaaatgctgttatagagaacatataatcGAGTCAGACCTCTATATAACAATAatcctctataacaacatttcactataacaaccaTGTTTTCAGTGGAACCGagctttcatgttatgttatattatatgttctctattaCAACATTTTGCTATAGCAGCCAAAAAATATATCGGAGCAAACTACGCTGTTAtggagaggtttgactgtataacataacatgaaagatcGGTTCCGCAGGAAACATGTCTGTTATGGTGAAATGTTGTTAATAGAGGatgattgttatagagaggtctgactttATCTTCTTTTTAGTGAAACTATGCTGAAATGATATTGTACTTCTTCCTAAAATTTATTTATCAAGAGTAAATTCTAAAATGGATTGTATGTACTTATTTTGTTTAATTTTAGTTTTCAATATTGGCAAAAATCAGTATCTTCTCCCCTGTTTAAATCTGTGTGGATATACATAACTGGAGTTTTTTGCTGCTTGAATGTCTTCCTTATTCTGTATCATTTTAAGATATACATGTGAACGTATTATACCCACTGAAGTGTTCTCATCTTTCCTTGTCTATTCTGATTTTCCTGCGAAGAGAAAATGCTGATTATGTGAAGGCCAAGTACATCGTAGAAGCAGCAAATCATCCGACTGATCCAGAAGCTGATGAGGTACCACTTTTTGCAGGTTTTCTAGTTTGTTAGACTAGCATGATAATAATGTCTAACATGAGACTGCCTTCTGCAGATTCTGTCAAAGAAAGGTGTTATAATACTTCCCGACATATATGCTAATGCTGGAGGTGTGACCGTTAGTTATTTTGAGTGGGTTCAGGTAAAATCATCTATACGTGACATCCTAAATTTTTCCGCTTGATATTACACCAGAAAACGTATGCGAGGTTAAGGTCAAATGTTATCTTTTCAAGATATTAGAGTATATTTAGTTGGAATTCTCTAATCTTTACGAAATACTAGTTTTTTCCGCATGTAAGAGTATAGTTTAGTGGATTCGCTTACAACAACTTAAAGATCATAATCACTAATTTGAACTCTCCAGTTTCATAATTGATGGCAACTCTGCATTGCGTCACTCTTATCAATCACGGTGTTCAGTTGACCTGCACCAATTGAAGCCTCTAGCATTGGAATTAGGTGCTGATGTTTGTATAcaatcagacctctctataacaaccatcCTCTAtgacaacatttcactataatggTCAAGTTTTTTGGAACTgattttcatgttatgttatattatatgttctctataataACATTTTCGCTTTAGCAGCCAAAAAATATCCGGACAAACGACACCGTTATAGAGATGTTTGATTGTAGTAGTCAATGAATCTCGTCCAtgattctttatatatatatatgctctagCATTGTCCCTAAAAACATAGCTGAAACCTTCAAATGTTGAGATCAAAGTgcttttgttttgtagatgttATTTTTATGTTCTTTCTCATGTGCAGAATATTCAAGGCTTTATGTGGGATGAAGAGAAGGTTAACCAGGAGCTTAAGAAGTACATGACAAAAGCCTTCCATAATCTCAAAAACATGTGCCAGACGCACAATTGTAATCTTCGAATGGGTGCCTTCACATTGGGGGTGAATCGCGTTGCGCGTGCCACACAATTGAGAGGTTGGGAGGCGTAATTATATTCACCTATTTGTTGCAGCTGAATATTTAAACGATTGGTCTAACTTTTATAAACGGGAAAGATGTATATTCGCTGTTTTCCCTACATTTTTAAGCATgttcaaaacatttatgaaagcTATAAAATGTACTTGAAGGGATTTTTGGTGAGTACACTTAATGTATGTTGGTAGCAGAATTGGTAGTGACATTTAGGGGTGGTCATGGTTCGGTTTgagtcggttattgattaaaatcataatcaaatcaATTTGGTcgatttttaaatgtctaaaaccataatcaaaccaaataaaatagtAATCACTGATTTGGTTATTGTCgtttggttggatttttcggtttatgactagcagccatgagacttatcagtaaaacattaaaaagttgaaaaggacatgtcttttttttttttgttcaaatgataacttttatttatagtttaagatggaacatacatcatagaaacattttcactattagtgatagtgtagtacttaagttacccaaagttgttaAACTAtcacatatagagctaaaaactaacttagtagtggctgcaccatctttgtcatcttaatacacatacttggaaataaagtagagcataagagcttttagttgttgttacaaacatatatattagttaaacataaagactacctaaattaaaatgaaaatatatgaaataaaaaaactttgtgtaatgatcccaaacttcggggcagtacttgcattttgccctcaattctcccattttattaaaaaaaaaaattgtgtaatgATCTCAAATTTCAGATGTTTTTCTACTCGACTataaggagttgttcttttctgctttttaggaggattacccacggaagaagtattagggcattaccatgtgcttgagttgcagcaaatgctgatgttaccgAAATATCTTCTATaagaacctccaaatctacaacctttgtctttttcatatgaaaaatattagaagttaaatgattaaaaggtataaaatatttataattatttatgaaaaactaatattatacatataaataattataaaatttatatatataatttatcggtttggttcggttattaaTTTGGTTATTTTTTGATAGAactataaccaaaccaaatattatcggtttttaaaatttaaaaccaaattaaaccaaactaaaccaaatgtcggtttttttattcggtttggttaaattttcggtttgattttggttctaaccaaaaccgtgaacaacccTAGTGACATTACTGGTGGTAGTAATAGTTGCATCTCCTTTGGCAACTTGGTGAATTAGCACTCTAATGAGCCCAAGCAATTAACACCAGAGGCGGAACTAGGACTTGAAGCTTATGAATTCGGGACTTTAGTTATTTGAAGTTACTGGATTCTGTATTATCCCATCATCCCTCGTggtttatgtggcacttttctcTTCTGGAGATTCAAAATATGTGATCTATgaccaatattttaaaatatatattttcatcatatAGACACTAGAAGAAGTGCAACTTACACTACTTGTTGTATAGTTtctgaatatctaaattttaatgttaaaatattgagttgatttaattccatttagctttaaaaattagtcaaattgactttcGAGAAGCAAAAACTACTATTTAATAGAGACAGGTGgagaaataatttatatatattgaaTGAATTTTTAATGACAAATACATTATTTGGGCAAAGCAACTGGATTCACCAGCCTCATAATCTATAGTCTAGCTCCGCCCCTAATTAACACATGCTTAATCCTCTGCTTCCTCATTTCCCTCGATATAAATACCTATTACTTGCTCTGTCTCAATTtttgtgatgcactttcttttttagtttgtCCCAGAAAGAATGATACATATCTATATTTAAAACTAATTTAATTTAAAACTCCCCCttgtacccttaatgaaatgacttaCAACCACAcgaatatctatgacttgttttagaccataggTTTCAAAAGTatgtctttctttcttaaactagTGAATATGTCCGTGCGTCGCATGGttatttaagaaaattaaatatgactaattaattattttataatttttttattaaaactATCTATTTTACTATTGATTAATTTTATTTCTCTACGCCAATTCCCCAATTGCAATACCATTGGTTGTttcttgatataattatttttttaaggttGATTGCTTTTTTCTTATACCCGCCAGCCTCACGACGTTGTTACCTTGTTGTGTCATTTGCCAAAATTGGATGTATCTGTAATCACCGACAGAATGATATTATTGCATTAAGCAATTCAATCTCTGAGAACATTCCTTTGAAGCAGAAGAGATTTATCTAAACCAGTCCACTCAATTACTTAATTATAAGTTTTAGGAAACCTTTATCCTCGTGTGTTCAAAATTCTCTGTTGAATACTATCTCTTCTCTCGTACGAAATGATCAAGGAATACTCGGAAACACATCTCGAAGAATTTGGAGTAGGAACTCATAAAGAAACGATCTAATTAATAAGATACAAAATGAGAATTGTATCCATACGATTTTGCACTTCTCAACAAATATCATTAAAAGACGCACTTTGACGTTAAAAATGCATGCTCTTACAAATATTTGGAAAAGGAAGATATTGGGTAGCACTAAAGGCTTTTTCGTTAGTGAAATCTCTTTTTACCGGGAATTCAAAAAGTTATAACACgccaaacaaaaataaataagtaaTAAAACGTTAGAATAATTTGAATCAACTTGAAAAAAGAATATAATTATTCTTAAGTAATTCAATTAGATATATTAAATTATAATAATTAGAGAAATTGGGTAAaaaagtattaaaaaaaatgagaaaaaggcATCTCTTGCTCAAGCAACTAAGTCTAAAATCCCTATCTTCTGCTGCCTCAAGCAATTAGTTAAGAAGAGAAGACAATATCAGGCATCAAGCATAATTATTGCATTAGCAAATGAAATGGTAAACAACTCGCCTCATTTGAGAAGCATAACTATTGCATTagcaaatgaaatgaaatagtaactAATTAACTATTAACTAATTAACAAGAGAGTTTCtgaaaaatacttttaaataaaAGGAACGTAGCATTTTAGAGAACAAAATGAATAAACTTTGGCGGGAGCTTAAAACTTTAGAGAACAAAATGAATAATCATCTGTTTCAATAACTCTTCCTTGAAACATTGAAACTGATAATCAAGTATAAGTATTCAACACAATTTATTAAAAACATAAGGTTAACATTTATTTATTAATTGCTAAAAATTGGGAAATCTATTGAACTAGGACAATCtgtaaattttaatttttgctGTTTTTATTTTATATGTCAAAGTTTGATAgttactttaattttaattgAGAAGGAAATCAGCCCAAAAAATTCTGAAACAAATAAAAAAGAGATAAAATAAACTTACCTACACgacgagtccggagccaaaatggcatatttttacagcaattagaccaaaataggctgtcttttttttttatacccaaatgggtatttcgttgatcattcaacgaaataccccagttactgttcatagcagcaactcttttttttttttttttttttttttttttgctatttcgtggattgatccacgaaatagcttttttttttaattttttttttgcatttcgtggaacaatccacgaaatagctttttttttttttttaatttcgtgaaaaaaatgatttgttttttacatatcatgacacaatccacgaaatagatgtttttttattttatttcgtgaataaaaaaaaaaaagaaataggaaattataattttttttttgtttttgcatttcgtgtattaaaaaacgaaataggataattttttttctaatttcgttcgtataaaaaggaaattggaaaatatatatatatatatatatatatatatatatatatatatatatatatatatatattatttcgtgtattaatgaaggaaattgatttgtttttttattttttttgcatttcgtaatctaatgaaagaaataggtttttttttttttttttgtatttagtgaataaaaaaacgaaataggaaattatatacatatatatatatatatatatatatatatatatatatatatatatatatatatatatatatatatatatatatatattttgcatttcgtgtattaaaaaatgaaataggaaaataattttattttcatttcgtttatataaaaatgaaataggaatatatatatatttcattcatgtaccaatgaaatatttcgtggattgttccacgaaatgcaaaataaaaaataaaaaaaaaacatatttcgtggattgttccacgaaatgcaaaaaaaaaaaaaaaaaaacagttttatttatattaacgaaactgttttattttttaatttaaaactgtttattttttattttttattttgcatttcgtgaaacaatccacgaaatataaaaaaaaacagttttttttatatatttttgaaattgatcttatatatatatatatatatattccaaattgattaaaagccattttttattttttttaaaatatatttttcaaaaaacttagtgtttaactgtaaggttattttagtcaactttatatatcgagaaaattagtcagctttattttcaaaaattgaaaccgcagaagtgaaattgacattcacagatacattatccctggatttttacgttgaaatctattgcgtatcatcatcttataagtaaataaaactgaaaatttcatgccaatttggggaaaaattgaaattgaatgtgataaaaggcgtttttttaaaaatcggctcggccaaaccgccttgcggcactttgtgtgcatagatctcggaaaaatacccaaaatcaaaaaaaaaatcgcgtaaatcagacgtccgagcgcaaagttatgaccatctaaagtttgacgactttacaactagtttttctccctatattttttagaattatatttatatttaaaataaagttatgtcttgactttacaactaatttttttttcgtttattaaaaaacgaaataagatttgttttttatttcgtgaatatataaatgtttttataaatgaaacacaaaaatatatatatattcatcctatttcattggtacatgaatgaaatatatatatatatatatatatattcctattttttattttcctatttcgttttttaatacacgaaatgcaaaatatatatatatatgtatataatttcctatttcgtttttttattcactaaatacaaaaaaaaaaaaaacctatttctttcattagattacgaaatgcaaaaaaaaaataaaaaaacaaatcaatttccttcattaatacacgaaataatatatatatatatatatatatatatatatatatatatatatatatatatatatatatatatatatatatatatatatattccaatttcctttttatacgaacgaaattagaaaaaaatttatcctatttcgttttttaatacacgaaatgcaaaaacaaaaaaaaaatataatttcctatttctttttttattcacgaaataaaataaaaaaacatctatttcgtggattgtgtcatgatatgtaaaaaaaaatcatttttttcacgaaattaaaaaaaaaaaaaaaaaaaagctatttcgtggattgttccacgaaatgcaaaaaaaaaattaaaaaaaagctatttcgtggaacaatccacgaaatagcaaaaaaaaaaaaaaaaaaaaaaaaaagagttgctgctatgaacagtaactggggtatttcgttgaatgatcaacgaaatacccatttgggtataaaaaaaaaaaagacagcctattttggtctaattgctgtaaaaatatgccattttggctccggactccctACACGACTCACCCCCCATCACCCCCACTAGCTTACTAATCCACGTGCACGGTTATATTCTGACTTAAATTCAAAATTTAACTGTACCAAACACTAATCCACATTTATATATCTTTTTCTTTCACTTCTACAGATCATTTTTCATTTTTGCtcagtttactttttttttaattcagtCCTTAATTTGATTGCGAAATTTTGAAGAAAAAGAAACAATTTACTTGCTATTTAAATTTTGTTGCCATTTGTTACTTACTTTAATTTCATGTCCTTTTGACGATTTCGATAAGTATTATGTTTTGCCGGAATAATATCAATATGTATAGTGATGAGGATGATGAAAGACTTGAGATGGTTTAGAAACGGGGATGCCATCATGTCATTAATCTTTTGTTACCATTATTTTTGTTGAATTCTTGTGTTGATCTTTCGTTGCTCCATTCGATAAGTATTATGTTTTGCAGTAATATTATTAATATGTATAGTGGTGAGGATGATGAAAGACTTGAGATGGTTTAGAAATGGGGATGGCATCATGTCGTTAATCTTTTGTTACCGCTGTTTTTGTTGAATTCTTGAGTTGATCTTTCGTTGCTCCAGGTTAATGATTCATGGAGGTGTTAATCTGAAATTGGAAAGCGGAGGACAACAACTAGCTCCATCTTCTACGTACTCATGAATAATTTAGTTCAACTGCAAATCACTCTCAATCAAAACTCTATAGATATTCTCTTTTATCTCACAACCCAATTTTTCCAGTTGCTGTGGAAAGGAAGGCAAGGGATTAGTTAGGAAGGGCGGTGCAAAATGATACCGTAATATAAGGTGCTTCGTGACAACATTCAGTGCATCAAAAGCCTGTTTGAGGTTGACGAGAAGAGGCGGAGTGAAAAGCATCCGTGCAATTTACGAAGCTGGTACCTAATGATACTACCTAATCATATAATTGACTCAATTTCTGACTTTGTGTTTAACAGTACTTTTTTTAACTTTTTAGATTTTTGTAATTGCTATGGATATTCCTTATGCTTTGAAGAGACAAAGCATGTCTCTATGGGTTTTGGTGGTAAGTTTTACATTAGGGTTAGTGGGTATCTTTTAATTATGCACTGTAATTGACTTAGTTTCTGAATCTATGTTTCAGTTTCAAATAAAGAAACTATTTATACGATAAAGTAAAAATCTTTCTAAAAATGGAGATAACAGTATTTCTTACTTCATTATGCCATGATGAGAGGACATTCAGAAGTATTTTAGTGTATCCGCtgaaattttagttttatttttaaaaacatgTATGTAACATATATATGTGAATTTTGAAAATATGAATTGATCTTTTATAATTTCTTTCTCTAATATTTTTCATGCATCGCGCGAGTACTATACTGACATATATCTTTAAAGTTACTATAAATTATACTTTAGTGAAGAAATGGAGGTGTGCATAAGATTTTTGCAATTACGTTGGATATTTTAAATTTAATCTATTTATTTATAGTTTTTACAAAATCTACATAAATAACAACTTTTAAATAGAATTCTACCAGTTAATATAAATTTATATTGAAAGGCTTAAGCTGAATGATACCTCTGAAAATTTGTAAAAATGAATTTTAAGTTTGAAAATGAAATATGTGTAGACACGTAAGTTTTGATTATTGGAGTTAAATTGGACTATATTTTGCAAGATATATTAGTCTAGAAATATTAGGGGCGGATATAATTGAATTTAAAAATATATGAATTTAATTAAAGACGAATAGATAAAAATCGTTAAAAAAAGAGGAAATTTTCTAAAAGTAGTTTCTTATAGTTTAGGTTTATTCTAATATGATATGAAAAAAATATATGTCTTATTATAAGTAATTTGCATAAAATCACGTAACCGAAACTATAACAGATAAAGTCAAAAATAAGATATTGAACAATGAACGAATTTCAAGCAACAAATAAAATTATTAACTATAATTAAGACTTTTAGGTAGGGAATCTCTGTAATTTCTTATTCAAATACTACCCAGACTAACAGTTATTTAAAATATCGATAAAAGTATATGAAATAGCAAAGATATTTCACTTTAAACTAAATGGGGAGAGCatcaatttatataaaaaaaaaagacgtaTAAGTAGGATTAAAGAAATTATGAGCATATTTATAATTTGATGTAATTTAAATGATAAAACAAATTAAATATACTCAAAATTATTATTACTGATAAAATTAAATAGAATActgagaaattaaaaaaagtgTCCAAATAAAGAAATCAGGAGTAAGAAAAAATCCTATATTTCTATCTATATATTATGACAAGGCAAGTAATGAATGACAATTAAGTCAGGTGGCAAGCTTACACAATTGTTTGGCAATGTAATGATACAAAGTAATAAATATAATACAATATAATAACGATATACAAGGAACAaagaataaaaaaatttaaaaacattaGCATAGAAATACGAGGAATAAGACTGAAGCGCGCGTGTGTATAAATTCAGTATAAACATAGTTAATATTCTTCGCGCATTAATATTCAACAAAAATTATATATAATCAATGGTAATGgataaaatatttttcactttacaATTTATAAAATGATAAGTTTTTTAATTTGATCAAGAAAATAAGATAATAATTTCTTAGTAATATTTTTCTCTAACACCTCTGCACATTGCGCGGGTATTATACTAGTGAGATTTAATGGGGAATGAACACGGGGAtattgcaaaaataaaaataaatcatcTTATATAGATTTTTAATAGAGAAAttaggtaaaaaaaaaatggggaaaaagataaatagaaatggtagccatagagaggtgtcacatcgtcttgtctatgcctagctttatatcaTATATAGATTCCGTGCCTAGTTGACGAGTTATGAAatttcatagttttgatgatttgataaACATGCCAAGGACTAGGTCCTTGATCAGGTCCCCTAAAGACTGTACATCACA
Encoded proteins:
- the LOC132640454 gene encoding glutamate dehydrogenase A-like encodes the protein MNALAATNRNFRQAARILGLDSKLEKSLLIPFREIKVECTIPKDDGTLVSYVGFRVQHDNARGPMKGGIRYHPEVDLDEVNALAQLMTWKTAVADIPYGGAKGGIGCIPKELSLSELERLTRVFTQKIHDLIGIHTDVPAPDMGTNAQTMAWILDEYSKFHGHSPAIVTGKPVDLGGSLGREAATGRGCVYAAEALLAEHGKQIKDLTFAIQGFGNVGSWAAKLIHERGGKVVAVSDITGAVKNQNGLDIPALLRHKEATGKLIDFNGGDVMSSDELLTHNCDVLIPCALGGVLNRENADYVKAKYIVEAANHPTDPEADEILSKKGVIILPDIYANAGGVTVSYFEWVQNIQGFMWDEEKVNQELKKYMTKAFHNLKNMCQTHNCNLRMGAFTLGVNRVARATQLRGWEA